One window of the Anaeromyxobacter dehalogenans 2CP-C genome contains the following:
- a CDS encoding nitrate reductase subunit alpha, producing the protein MSWIEDVIAPSQRTWEDLYRSRHQVDKVVRSTHGVNCTGGCSWNIHVKNGIVALETQALDYPRFSCDVPGYEPRGCQRGISASWYLYSPLRVKHPYLRGALMDLWRAARKAHADPVDAWASIVDDPASRARYQQARGQGGLRRASWDEALELVAASTIHTLKRHGADRIVGFSPIPAMSMLSFAGGSRFLQLLGAVNLSFYDWYCDLPNASPEVWGEQTDVAESADWYHSKYIVSMGSNVGMTRTPDVHFLAEARHDGAKVVVLSPDYSMTSKYADEWLPVHAGQDGAFWLAVNHVLLKEFHADRQVPFFADYLRRYSDAPFLVELEEQDGQVTPGRMLPASRLERYAGEEHGDFKFLVWDETADAPRMPQGTLGFRWQQKKGQWNLEMKDGVDGAALSPRLGLLDAHDDVVQVSFVDHATGRVSLRGVPVRRIPTARRTVTVTTVHDLLFARHGVSRGLPGDYPASYDDADAAYTPAWQERHTGLDRRDVIRFAREWAGTAERTKGKCSIIIGAGVNQWFHADLAYRAAITGLVLCGCVGRNGGGLNHYVGQEKLAPVAPWQALAFGLDWSRPPRLQNAPSFHYVHSDQWRYEGAADLGQLDPARNGHPLTQGHTLDHQVRAVRRGWLPFFPQFDRSPAQVVREAEAAGARSDAEVVDHAVRALRDRKLRFAVEDPDAPASWPRLWFIWRGNALMSSAKGHEYFLRHYLGTRHGTVAPEAAKGAVSEATFRDQAPEGKLDLVVDLNFRMDTTALYSDVILPAASWYEKDDLNTTDMHSFIHPLQAAVPPCWESRSDWDIFKALAERVSALARTHLPEKVRDLVATPLMHDTPAELAQREVLDWSRGECEPVPGKTMPGLAVVERDYVHLHDRFVSLGPTIRTAGLSAHGISWPVDDLYDELVRTRPTVEWGGARYPSIAEARDAANAILHLAPETNGESAWRAYHAEEKKVGLPLADLAEKTRGVRITFEELARQPRRLLDSPCWTGITGGGRTYSAYCLNVERLVPWRTLTGRQHFYLDHPGFIAFGEALPTYKPKPERDAVRDLTAAAGGEPALTLNFLTPHGKWGIHSTYGDNLRMLTLSRGIHPLWVNDEDAAEIGLADNDWVEVVNDNGAVVTRAVVSARMPRGVCYLYHAPERTIGVPRSPSRGGLRGGSHNSLTRVRLKPTLMMGGYGQFTFALNYWGPTGNNRDTYVRVTKLEGEPQW; encoded by the coding sequence ATGAGCTGGATCGAGGACGTCATCGCCCCGTCGCAGCGCACCTGGGAGGACCTGTACCGGAGCCGCCACCAGGTGGACAAGGTCGTGCGCAGCACGCACGGCGTGAACTGCACCGGCGGCTGCTCCTGGAACATCCACGTGAAGAACGGGATCGTGGCGCTCGAGACGCAGGCGCTCGACTACCCGCGCTTCTCCTGCGACGTGCCGGGGTACGAGCCGCGCGGCTGCCAGCGCGGGATCTCCGCCTCCTGGTACCTCTACAGCCCGCTGCGCGTGAAGCACCCCTACCTGCGCGGGGCGCTGATGGACCTGTGGCGCGCCGCCCGCAAGGCGCACGCGGACCCGGTGGACGCCTGGGCGTCGATCGTGGACGACCCGGCCTCGCGCGCCCGCTACCAGCAGGCGCGCGGCCAGGGCGGCCTGCGGCGCGCGAGCTGGGACGAGGCGCTCGAGCTGGTGGCGGCCTCCACCATCCACACGCTGAAGCGCCACGGCGCCGATCGCATCGTCGGCTTCTCGCCCATCCCGGCCATGTCGATGCTGTCCTTCGCCGGCGGCTCGCGCTTCCTGCAGCTCCTCGGCGCGGTGAACCTGTCGTTCTACGACTGGTACTGCGACCTGCCCAACGCGTCGCCCGAGGTGTGGGGCGAGCAGACGGACGTGGCCGAGAGCGCCGACTGGTATCACTCCAAGTACATCGTCTCGATGGGCTCGAACGTCGGGATGACCCGCACGCCGGACGTGCACTTCCTGGCCGAGGCGCGCCACGACGGCGCCAAGGTGGTGGTGCTCTCGCCCGACTACAGCATGACGTCGAAGTACGCGGACGAGTGGCTGCCGGTGCACGCCGGCCAGGACGGCGCGTTCTGGCTGGCGGTGAACCACGTCCTCCTGAAGGAGTTCCACGCCGACCGGCAGGTCCCGTTCTTCGCCGACTACCTGCGCCGCTACAGCGACGCGCCGTTCCTCGTCGAGCTGGAGGAGCAGGACGGTCAGGTGACCCCGGGCCGCATGCTCCCGGCGAGCCGCCTGGAGCGCTACGCCGGCGAGGAGCACGGGGACTTCAAGTTCCTGGTGTGGGACGAGACCGCGGACGCGCCGCGCATGCCGCAGGGCACGCTCGGCTTCCGCTGGCAGCAGAAGAAGGGCCAGTGGAACCTGGAGATGAAGGACGGCGTGGACGGCGCGGCGCTCTCGCCGCGGCTGGGCCTCCTCGACGCGCACGACGACGTGGTGCAGGTCTCGTTCGTGGATCACGCCACCGGCCGGGTCTCCCTGCGCGGCGTGCCGGTGCGGCGCATCCCCACGGCGCGCCGCACGGTGACCGTCACCACCGTCCACGACCTGCTCTTCGCGCGCCACGGCGTGTCGCGCGGCCTGCCGGGCGACTACCCGGCGAGCTACGACGACGCGGACGCGGCCTACACGCCCGCCTGGCAGGAGCGCCACACCGGCCTCGACCGGCGGGACGTGATCCGCTTCGCGCGCGAGTGGGCCGGCACCGCGGAGCGCACCAAGGGCAAGTGCTCCATCATCATCGGCGCCGGCGTGAACCAGTGGTTCCACGCCGACCTCGCCTACCGCGCCGCCATCACCGGCCTCGTCCTGTGCGGCTGCGTGGGCCGGAACGGCGGCGGCCTGAACCACTACGTCGGCCAGGAGAAGCTCGCGCCGGTGGCGCCCTGGCAGGCGCTCGCGTTCGGCCTGGACTGGTCGCGCCCGCCGCGGCTCCAGAACGCCCCCAGCTTCCACTACGTCCACTCCGACCAGTGGCGCTACGAGGGCGCCGCCGACCTCGGCCAGCTCGACCCGGCGCGGAACGGCCATCCCCTCACCCAGGGTCACACGCTCGACCACCAGGTCCGCGCGGTGCGGCGCGGCTGGCTGCCGTTCTTCCCGCAGTTCGACCGGAGCCCGGCGCAGGTGGTGCGCGAGGCCGAGGCGGCCGGGGCGCGCAGCGACGCCGAGGTGGTGGACCACGCCGTGCGCGCGCTGCGCGACCGGAAGCTCCGCTTCGCGGTGGAGGACCCGGACGCGCCGGCGAGCTGGCCGCGGCTGTGGTTCATCTGGCGCGGCAACGCGCTCATGTCGAGCGCGAAGGGGCACGAGTACTTCCTGCGCCACTACCTGGGCACGCGACACGGCACGGTGGCGCCGGAGGCGGCGAAGGGCGCGGTCTCCGAGGCGACGTTCCGCGACCAGGCGCCGGAGGGGAAGCTCGACCTGGTGGTGGACCTCAACTTCCGGATGGACACGACCGCGCTCTACTCCGACGTCATCCTCCCGGCGGCGAGCTGGTACGAGAAGGACGACCTCAACACCACCGACATGCACTCGTTCATCCACCCCCTGCAGGCGGCGGTGCCGCCGTGCTGGGAGTCGAGGAGCGACTGGGACATCTTCAAGGCGCTCGCGGAGCGGGTGAGCGCGCTCGCCCGCACGCACCTGCCGGAGAAGGTGCGCGACCTGGTGGCGACGCCGCTCATGCACGACACGCCGGCGGAGCTGGCGCAGCGCGAGGTGCTCGACTGGAGCCGCGGCGAGTGCGAGCCGGTGCCGGGCAAGACCATGCCCGGCCTGGCGGTGGTGGAGCGCGACTACGTGCACCTCCACGACCGCTTCGTCTCGCTCGGCCCGACCATCCGCACTGCCGGCCTCTCGGCGCACGGGATCAGCTGGCCGGTGGACGACCTGTACGACGAGCTGGTGCGCACCCGGCCCACGGTGGAGTGGGGCGGCGCGCGCTACCCGTCCATCGCCGAGGCGCGCGACGCGGCCAACGCCATCCTGCACCTCGCCCCCGAGACCAACGGCGAGTCGGCCTGGCGCGCCTACCACGCGGAGGAGAAGAAGGTCGGGCTGCCGCTCGCCGACCTCGCGGAGAAGACCCGCGGCGTGCGCATCACGTTCGAGGAGCTGGCGCGGCAGCCGCGGCGGCTGCTCGACAGCCCGTGCTGGACCGGGATCACCGGGGGCGGGCGGACCTACTCGGCCTACTGCCTGAACGTGGAGCGGCTGGTGCCCTGGCGGACGCTCACCGGGCGGCAGCACTTCTACCTCGACCACCCCGGCTTCATCGCGTTCGGCGAGGCGCTGCCCACCTACAAGCCGAAGCCGGAGCGCGACGCGGTGCGCGACCTCACCGCCGCGGCCGGCGGCGAGCCGGCGCTCACGCTCAACTTCCTCACCCCGCACGGCAAGTGGGGCATCCACTCCACCTACGGCGACAACCTGCGGATGCTCACGCTCTCCCGCGGCATCCACCCGCTGTGGGTGAACGACGAGGACGCCGCCGAGATCGGGCTCGCCGACAACGACTGGGTGGAGGTGGTGAACGACAACGGCGCGGTGGTCACGCGCGCGGTGGTGAGCGCGCGCATGCCGCGCGGCGTCTGCTACCTGTACCACGCGCCGGAGCGCACCATCGGCGTGCCCCGCTCGCCCTCGCGCGGCGGCCTGCGCGGCGGGAGCCACAACAGCCTCACCCGCGTCCGCCTGAAGCCCACGCTGATGATGGGCGGCTACGGCCAGTTCACCTTCGCCCTCAACTACTGGGGGCCCACCGGCAACAACCGCGACACCTACGTCCGCGTCACCAAGCTCGAGGGCGAGCCGCAGTGGTGA
- the narH gene encoding nitrate reductase subunit beta, with translation MNVRAQISSVFHLDKCIGCHTCSVACKNQWTDRKGVEYAWWNNVETRPGTGYPVLWEDQERHQGGWKLEGGELALRQASPGATLGRLFHNPNLPVLQDYYEPWTYKYDDLFTAPAGDVQPTARPVSLVDGKPIDIASGPAWDDDLGGSGTYAANDPGLAALTEAERSQLFDLERMVFFYLPRICNHCLNAACVAACPSGAIYKRGEDGVVLISQDVCKGWRMCVSACPYKKVYFNWETGKSEKCILCYPRLEAGEAPACFHTCVGRIRYLGVLLYDADRIAQAASRPDQDLVAAQRSLILDPSDPAVIAAARASGVPDAMVESARRSPVYRFVKEWEIALPLHPEYRTLPMLFYVPPLLPALARSASDPDGRFFTSLESARLPLRYLAGLFGGGNEAVVEAAYRRLISVRVHRRAGQVGDVSPAQAAAALEAAGLRAEQADEIHRMTTLAPMEERIVIPPMAREAETEPTVEPQSRSASGLGFLRPLGR, from the coding sequence ATGAACGTCCGCGCGCAGATCTCGTCGGTGTTCCACCTCGACAAGTGCATCGGGTGCCACACCTGCAGCGTCGCCTGCAAGAACCAGTGGACCGACCGGAAGGGCGTCGAGTACGCGTGGTGGAACAACGTGGAGACCCGGCCCGGCACCGGGTACCCGGTGCTCTGGGAGGACCAGGAGCGCCACCAGGGCGGCTGGAAGCTCGAGGGCGGTGAGCTCGCGCTCCGCCAGGCGAGCCCCGGCGCCACGCTGGGCCGGTTGTTCCACAACCCCAACCTGCCGGTGCTCCAGGACTACTACGAGCCCTGGACGTACAAGTACGACGACCTGTTCACCGCGCCGGCCGGCGACGTGCAGCCCACCGCGCGGCCGGTCTCGCTGGTGGACGGCAAGCCCATCGACATCGCCTCCGGGCCGGCCTGGGACGACGACCTGGGCGGCTCCGGCACCTACGCCGCGAACGATCCGGGCCTGGCCGCGCTCACCGAGGCGGAGCGGTCGCAGCTGTTCGACCTCGAGCGGATGGTGTTCTTCTACCTGCCGCGCATCTGCAACCACTGCCTGAACGCGGCCTGCGTGGCGGCCTGTCCCTCCGGCGCGATCTACAAGCGCGGCGAGGACGGCGTGGTGCTGATCTCGCAGGACGTCTGCAAGGGCTGGCGCATGTGCGTCTCGGCCTGCCCGTACAAGAAGGTCTACTTCAACTGGGAGACGGGCAAGTCCGAGAAGTGCATCCTGTGCTACCCGCGGCTCGAGGCGGGCGAGGCGCCGGCCTGCTTCCACACCTGCGTCGGCCGGATCCGCTACCTGGGCGTGCTGCTCTACGACGCCGACCGGATCGCGCAGGCCGCCTCGCGGCCGGACCAGGACCTGGTGGCCGCGCAGCGCTCGCTCATCCTCGACCCCTCGGACCCGGCGGTGATCGCGGCGGCGCGGGCCAGCGGCGTGCCGGACGCGATGGTCGAGTCGGCGCGGCGCTCGCCGGTGTACCGGTTCGTGAAGGAGTGGGAGATCGCGCTGCCGCTCCACCCGGAGTACCGCACGCTGCCCATGCTGTTCTACGTGCCGCCGCTCCTCCCGGCGCTCGCGCGCTCGGCGTCCGATCCGGACGGCCGGTTCTTCACCTCGCTCGAGTCGGCGCGCCTCCCGCTCCGCTACCTGGCCGGCCTGTTCGGCGGCGGGAACGAGGCGGTGGTGGAGGCCGCCTACCGCCGGCTCATCTCGGTGCGCGTGCACCGCCGCGCCGGCCAGGTGGGCGACGTGAGCCCGGCGCAGGCCGCGGCCGCGCTGGAGGCGGCCGGGCTCCGCGCCGAGCAGGCGGACGAGATCCACCGCATGACCACGCTCGCGCCCATGGAGGAGCGGATCGTCATCCCGCCCATGGCGCGCGAGGCGGAGACCGAGCCGACCGTGGAGCCGCAGTCGCGCTCGGCGAGCGGGCTCGGCTTCCTGCGCCCGCTGGGGAGGTGA
- a CDS encoding nitrate reductase molybdenum cofactor assembly chaperone: MERTHAELCRTLSALLSYPTGDAAALAHEARGLAGPGPAAAALGRFEDAAREAGREGLEELYTAAFDLRPACAPYLGAQLLAEDSPVRGPLLAKLAEVYAAEGYRPREELADHVAEVLGFLAVARPGPVRDDLVQDGLAPALDKMIHAFADRANPYRELLVAVRAVFAAPAAARPRGAEARP; encoded by the coding sequence ATGGAACGCACGCACGCCGAGCTCTGCCGCACCCTCTCCGCGCTGCTCTCCTACCCGACCGGCGACGCCGCCGCGCTGGCGCACGAGGCGCGGGGCCTCGCCGGGCCCGGCCCCGCCGCCGCGGCGCTGGGCCGCTTCGAGGACGCCGCCCGCGAGGCCGGCCGCGAGGGGCTGGAGGAGCTGTACACCGCCGCGTTCGACCTGCGCCCGGCCTGCGCGCCGTACCTGGGCGCGCAGCTGCTCGCCGAGGACAGCCCGGTGCGCGGCCCGCTGCTCGCGAAGCTCGCGGAGGTCTACGCCGCCGAGGGCTACCGGCCGCGCGAGGAGCTGGCCGACCACGTGGCCGAGGTGCTCGGGTTCCTCGCGGTGGCGCGGCCGGGCCCGGTGCGCGACGACCTGGTCCAGGACGGCCTCGCGCCGGCCCTCGACAAGATGATCCACGCGTTCGCGGATCGTGCGAACCCCTACCGCGAGCTGCTGGTGGCGGTGCGCGCGGTGTTCGCCGCGCCGGCCGCCGCCCGGCCCCGCGGCGCGGAGGCGAGGCCATGA
- a CDS encoding respiratory nitrate reductase subunit gamma has product MSDTFLFAVFPYLATVFAVGGAIYRRRALGGSVSARSSQLIEGRALRWGSIAWHHGILAILAAHLIAAVAPGAWGRLLGAPARLYALEITGMALAMLAVFGIALLLVRRAALARLTAPMDWVVLALLLLQAATGLWIAYALRWGGLWYLHTAAPWLASLATLSPRVDAMAVLPPLVKVHVVNAFVLLALVPVSRLVHATSLPLAYLWRAPQRVVWRRAPAPSAAPAASHDAR; this is encoded by the coding sequence ATGAGCGACACGTTCCTGTTCGCGGTCTTCCCCTACCTCGCGACCGTCTTCGCGGTCGGCGGCGCGATCTACCGGCGGCGGGCGCTGGGCGGCTCGGTGAGCGCCCGCTCGTCGCAGCTCATCGAGGGGCGCGCGCTGCGCTGGGGCTCGATCGCGTGGCACCACGGCATCCTCGCCATCCTGGCCGCCCACCTGATCGCGGCGGTCGCGCCGGGCGCCTGGGGCCGGCTGCTCGGCGCGCCGGCCCGGCTCTACGCGCTGGAGATCACCGGGATGGCGCTGGCGATGCTGGCGGTGTTCGGGATCGCGCTCCTGCTCGTCCGGCGCGCGGCGCTGGCCCGGCTGACCGCGCCGATGGACTGGGTGGTGCTCGCGCTGCTGCTCCTGCAGGCCGCGACCGGGCTGTGGATCGCCTACGCGCTCCGCTGGGGTGGCCTCTGGTACCTGCACACCGCGGCGCCGTGGCTCGCGTCGCTCGCGACGCTCTCGCCGCGGGTGGACGCGATGGCGGTGCTGCCGCCGCTGGTGAAGGTGCACGTGGTGAACGCGTTCGTGCTGCTCGCGCTCGTGCCGGTGTCGCGCCTCGTCCACGCCACCAGCCTGCCGCTCGCGTACCTGTGGCGCGCGCCGCAGCGGGTGGTGTGGCGCCGCGCGCCCGCGCCCTCCGCCGCGCCCGCGGCCTCCCATGACGCGAGGTGA
- a CDS encoding NarK family nitrate/nitrite MFS transporter → MSPVPAPAPLPAPAAPPRRRAHLITQWDPEDRAFWSAAGRRVARRNLWLSIFALFLAFAVWMVWSVVAVKLPAIGFRFTTNQLFWLAALPGLSGATLRIFYAFAVPVFGGRRFTALSTASLLLPAIGIGVAVQDPDTSYATFLVLALLTGLGGANFASSMSNISFFFPRAEKGTALGLNAGLGNLGVSGVQLAVPLVVAAALLGPLAGGPQLLPGGKQVWLQNAAFVWVPLIVVASLLAWFGMDDLATAKASFREQSVIFRRKHNWLVSLLYLGTFGSFIGYSAGLALLTQASFPAVDPTRYAFVGPLVGGLARPVGGWLADRLGGARVTLVTFLVMGLAAMGVLAALPRGGGAGSFGGFLAAFVVLFTATGIGNGSVYRMIPVIFSTFHQRRAGSDPAALAQAQKDALREGGAVVGFVSAIAAYGAFFVPRTFGMSVELTGAPHGAVLAFVAYYAGCIALVWWYYARPRAEIPA, encoded by the coding sequence ATGAGCCCCGTCCCCGCCCCGGCGCCCCTCCCCGCCCCCGCCGCGCCGCCCCGCCGGCGCGCGCACCTCATCACGCAGTGGGACCCGGAGGACCGCGCCTTCTGGAGCGCCGCGGGCCGCCGGGTGGCCCGCCGGAACCTCTGGCTGTCGATCTTCGCCCTGTTCCTCGCGTTCGCGGTCTGGATGGTGTGGAGCGTGGTGGCGGTGAAGCTGCCCGCCATCGGCTTCCGCTTCACCACCAACCAGCTCTTCTGGCTGGCCGCCCTCCCCGGCCTCTCCGGCGCGACGCTGCGCATCTTCTACGCGTTCGCGGTGCCGGTCTTCGGCGGCCGGCGCTTCACCGCGCTCTCCACCGCCTCGCTGCTCCTGCCGGCGATCGGCATCGGCGTCGCCGTGCAGGACCCGGACACCTCCTACGCGACGTTCCTGGTGCTCGCGCTCCTCACCGGCCTCGGGGGCGCGAACTTCGCCTCGAGCATGTCCAACATCAGCTTCTTCTTCCCGCGCGCGGAGAAGGGCACCGCGCTCGGCCTGAACGCCGGCCTCGGCAACCTGGGCGTCTCCGGCGTCCAGCTGGCGGTCCCGCTGGTGGTGGCGGCGGCGCTGCTCGGGCCGCTCGCGGGCGGGCCGCAGCTGCTGCCCGGCGGCAAGCAGGTCTGGCTGCAGAACGCCGCGTTCGTGTGGGTGCCGCTCATCGTGGTGGCGTCGCTCCTCGCCTGGTTCGGCATGGACGACCTCGCCACCGCGAAGGCCTCCTTCCGCGAGCAGTCGGTGATCTTCCGGCGCAAGCACAACTGGCTCGTGTCGCTGCTCTACCTCGGCACCTTCGGCTCCTTCATCGGCTACTCCGCCGGCCTGGCGCTCCTCACGCAGGCGTCGTTCCCGGCGGTGGACCCGACCCGCTACGCGTTCGTGGGGCCGCTGGTGGGCGGCCTGGCGCGGCCGGTGGGCGGGTGGCTGGCGGACCGGCTCGGCGGCGCCCGCGTGACGCTGGTCACGTTCCTGGTGATGGGGCTCGCGGCGATGGGCGTGCTCGCGGCGCTCCCGCGCGGCGGCGGGGCCGGCAGCTTCGGCGGCTTCCTCGCGGCGTTCGTGGTCCTGTTCACCGCCACCGGCATCGGGAACGGCTCGGTGTACCGGATGATCCCGGTGATCTTCTCCACCTTCCACCAGCGGCGGGCGGGCTCCGATCCGGCCGCGCTGGCGCAGGCCCAGAAGGACGCGCTCCGCGAGGGCGGCGCGGTGGTCGGGTTCGTCTCCGCCATCGCCGCCTACGGCGCGTTCTTCGTGCCGCGCACGTTCGGCATGTCGGTGGAGCTCACCGGCGCGCCGCACGGCGCCGTGCTCGCGTTCGTGGCCTACTACGCGGGCTGCATCGCGCTGGTGTGGTGGTACTACGCCCGGCCGCGGGCCGAGATCCCCGCCTGA
- a CDS encoding transglycosylase SLT domain-containing protein, with protein MARRRARGTGSAGRRRSGRGRGTARRGVVARARAWLGTRRWAELPVAAWALLAVALLLALNLAVQVIRKPTELLGAVVPTSPKPPAETWAEYGGLFEAHATDLVRPELLAALVQVESAGDPLARTYWRWRWTTDPLRVWAPASSAVGILQITDGTYAQARRLCIHDHRVARDGAWWDPDACWFNALYLRTVPSHAVEMTAAWLHVCAADAIAASGATGAGSAEARRLAAVIHLCGRERGAAFARRGFAAAPGERCGDHELAAYLARVDGLAAAFARMGAQADARR; from the coding sequence ATGGCGCGGCGGCGGGCGCGGGGCACCGGGAGCGCGGGGCGGCGGCGATCCGGCCGTGGACGCGGGACGGCGCGGCGCGGCGTCGTCGCGCGCGCTCGGGCCTGGCTCGGGACGCGGCGCTGGGCGGAGCTGCCGGTGGCGGCCTGGGCGCTCCTCGCCGTCGCGCTGCTCCTCGCGCTGAACCTGGCGGTCCAGGTGATCCGCAAGCCGACCGAGCTCCTCGGCGCGGTCGTTCCGACGTCGCCGAAGCCGCCGGCCGAGACCTGGGCCGAGTACGGCGGCCTCTTCGAGGCGCACGCCACCGACCTCGTCCGGCCGGAGCTGCTCGCCGCGCTGGTGCAGGTGGAGAGCGCGGGGGACCCGCTGGCGCGGACCTACTGGCGCTGGCGCTGGACCACCGATCCGCTGCGGGTGTGGGCGCCCGCCTCGAGCGCGGTGGGGATCCTGCAGATCACCGACGGCACCTACGCGCAGGCGCGCCGGCTCTGCATCCACGATCACCGCGTGGCGCGCGACGGGGCCTGGTGGGACCCGGACGCGTGCTGGTTCAACGCGCTCTACCTGCGCACCGTGCCGAGCCACGCGGTGGAGATGACCGCCGCGTGGCTGCACGTGTGCGCCGCCGACGCGATCGCGGCCTCGGGGGCCACCGGCGCGGGCTCCGCGGAGGCGCGCCGGCTCGCCGCGGTCATCCACCTGTGCGGGCGGGAGCGCGGCGCGGCCTTCGCGCGGCGCGGGTTCGCCGCGGCCCCGGGGGAGCGCTGCGGCGATCACGAGCTGGCCGCCTACCTCGCGCGCGTGGACGGGCTGGCGGCGGCGTTCGCGCGGATGGGTGCGCAGGCGGACGCGCGGCGGTGA
- a CDS encoding 1,4-dihydroxy-6-naphthoate synthase, with amino-acid sequence MRLTLGFSPCPNDTFIFDALVNGGVDAQGLDLDVRLEDVQTLNEWALAGRLDVSKISYGVLPLVAREYAVLASGGALGLGVGPLLVARPGLGAFDPARMRVAIPGRNTTAHLLFSLAYPGAAHKAFMVFSEIERAVLSGAVDAGVIIHEGRFTYQSKGLERLMDLGEHWESRTRSPIPLGGIVARRSLGPEVLGELQRLVRASAEHALARRPLVSEYVRCHAQEMDEAVMRQHIDLYVNAFSVDLGEAGRRAVGTLLDVYRQVNPDAPPLPGDLFV; translated from the coding sequence ATGAGGCTCACGCTCGGCTTCTCGCCCTGCCCGAACGACACGTTCATCTTCGACGCCCTGGTGAACGGAGGCGTGGACGCGCAGGGGCTCGACCTGGACGTCCGGCTCGAGGACGTGCAGACGCTGAACGAGTGGGCGCTCGCCGGGCGGCTCGACGTCAGCAAGATCAGCTACGGGGTGCTGCCGCTCGTCGCGCGCGAGTACGCGGTGCTCGCGTCGGGCGGCGCGCTCGGCCTCGGGGTCGGGCCGCTGCTGGTGGCGCGGCCGGGCCTGGGCGCGTTCGACCCGGCGCGGATGCGCGTCGCGATCCCGGGCCGGAACACCACCGCGCACCTGCTGTTCTCGCTCGCGTACCCGGGCGCCGCGCACAAGGCGTTCATGGTCTTCTCGGAGATCGAGCGGGCGGTGCTCTCCGGCGCCGTGGACGCGGGCGTGATCATCCACGAGGGCCGCTTCACGTACCAGTCGAAGGGGCTCGAGCGCCTGATGGACCTGGGCGAGCACTGGGAGTCCCGGACCCGCTCGCCCATCCCGCTGGGCGGCATCGTGGCGCGCCGGTCGCTCGGGCCGGAGGTGCTGGGCGAGCTGCAACGCCTGGTGCGCGCCAGCGCGGAGCACGCGCTGGCCCGGCGCCCGCTCGTCAGCGAGTACGTGCGGTGCCACGCGCAGGAGATGGACGAGGCGGTCATGCGCCAGCACATCGACCTGTACGTGAACGCCTTCTCGGTGGACCTGGGCGAGGCGGGCCGGCGCGCGGTGGGGACGCTGCTCGACGTGTACCGGCAGGTGAACCCGGACGCGCCGCCGCTGCCCGGCGACCTGTTCGTCTGA
- a CDS encoding PilZ domain-containing protein encodes MASGNDERRRLARIPLACRVVVTEKLAEWTGETLDIAARGCRLTARRPVSPGALVQIAIETGAAPLLAVGQVVWARRTAPLEIGVAFAGDVRGGPAPEAGHGAWLDGLLAERLRTVLRRGGRLGALGAVQLQLGAPPGVALGEAETAVLRRVRRGDPLGLIACSQSGADAVLALLAAGTVTVARPTADPEGWRRAFAVLTDFAREGTPHPVAPVIVLDAGRRAEVVDELIREYLRDTA; translated from the coding sequence ATGGCATCGGGCAACGACGAGCGTCGCCGGCTGGCGCGGATCCCGCTCGCCTGCCGGGTGGTCGTCACCGAGAAGCTGGCGGAGTGGACGGGCGAGACGCTCGACATCGCCGCCCGCGGCTGCCGCCTGACGGCGCGGCGGCCGGTGAGCCCGGGCGCGCTGGTGCAGATCGCCATCGAGACGGGGGCCGCGCCGCTCCTCGCGGTGGGCCAGGTGGTGTGGGCCCGGCGGACCGCGCCGCTCGAGATCGGCGTGGCGTTCGCGGGCGACGTCCGCGGCGGGCCGGCGCCGGAGGCGGGGCACGGCGCGTGGCTGGACGGCCTGCTGGCGGAGCGGCTCCGGACGGTGCTGCGGCGCGGCGGGCGGCTGGGCGCGCTCGGCGCGGTCCAGCTCCAGCTCGGCGCCCCGCCGGGCGTCGCGCTGGGCGAGGCGGAGACGGCGGTGCTGCGGCGCGTGCGCCGCGGCGATCCGCTGGGCCTCATCGCCTGCTCGCAGTCCGGCGCGGACGCGGTGCTCGCGCTGCTGGCCGCGGGCACCGTCACGGTCGCGCGGCCGACCGCCGATCCGGAGGGCTGGCGGCGCGCGTTCGCGGTCCTCACGGACTTCGCGCGCGAGGGCACGCCGCATCCGGTCGCGCCGGTCATCGTCCTCGACGCCGGGCGGCGCGCCGAGGTCGTGGACGAGCTCATCCGCGAGTACCTGCGCGATACGGCGTGA